The region CCTCCATATACTTGAAAGCTCTGGTCTGCACCCCAATTGGCCGCTTGAGCATAATTCTCAAAAGCACCCTGCACGCTTGTTAGTCTCTGCCACAGTGTGAACAGTTATCTCGCATGAAAAAACATACCCAATCGAAGTTTGTGGTCAAGTCCGGACCAGCTCCAGTGTTTCCGCCTATATTGGTgaacattgacaatggtgaTTGAGCGCCCATGAAATTCATTCCGTCCCCTGCGAAATCGGCCAGGTTTGGCGCGGGGAGGCTGAACTCCATCCCCATGAATGCACTactgttggtgttgttgaatGGACTCAATCCAGTGCTGAAATCACTCAGCCCATCAGGTGAGATTGTTCCCGCCCCAAGCGATGCAAGAGCCGGGTCTACTCCTGAGtttgctgccgctgttgACAATGGGTCGCTTTGCGTGGTAGATGGCCCATTCAGGTCCTTTGATGGATTCTGTATCTTCTGAAGCATAATTTCAATCGTCTTGGATGCCTTAAAGGCTTCCATTGAGCCATCTGCAAGGCTCTTCCAGATGATGGCGGCATCTTCCAGCGTGCTAATCATCCTGGCCCTCTGCTCTGGAGACCAGCGGAATGAACCTTCGGCATCTTCGGCCAACCCAGACTGCTCAGCGAGGTTATCGTAGTGCAGGTCCAGAACGATGAGCATGGCTGGAAGAATGAATTCCTTGGTTGCAATCGACTTGACGTACCAGCTGACGGTTCGCAGCCGACCGTTGCTTTGCGACTCACGGTGCAACGTTTGCAAGTGCTCCATGGCTTGCAATGACGCCTCGATGGCACTTCTCCTTGAGTGTGCGTACCGGGGGTTTTGCCTTGCCCTAGAAATATACTTTCGATGTAACAAGCACATAATCTTCTGAAACAGAATGTCAATATTGAATCTGGCAATAATCAGCGTGACCGGGTCACGAGAACCAGCGAGAGGACCGATTTTCAGATGTGGAGGCAATTCTTGCATGACCTGCCGGAGTTTGGCATCAAAACGAATAATTTCATCGTATGGCACCCCCTTGTCCACCCTGTTTGTTGCCTGCAAGATACTGCCGAGCTCAATACATAACCTCGCCTTTGCAATCATATACGAGACCGGAGTTGCTTCGGTAATGGGTCGCGAAGGAGGCAACTGCTTTGTATCGGGGTTAAACTCGTCATCATATATATTGTTTGGCAGTTGAGTGTCACAGTCGTGATCGTAAATCATATTCGGCAGTGAAACTTGATGCGAGAAGACAACGTCAGCCATACGGACCAACGCCCAGGTTCTTCGTCTCATTTCCTGTTGGGCTTGTTAGATCGCCTGAGCCATTCATATACAAGGGACGTTTGCGCATACCGCTTGGAAGGGCGTCAGGGACGGAAACCATTTTGCGTCTCGGTGATAGCCCATCCGGAAGGCTATTCTGATGATCAAGGACACAATCATCCACAGACCAAGGTCCGCGTCCCAGCGCGACGAGTATTCGCCAAAAACGTAGAGCAACATAGTCTCCACAGTATACTCTACAGGTTTGGTATAATCGGCCTTCATCAGGCACTGCACAGTCCGCAGTCTGTACTCTGCCGCAAGTTCCAATGTCCTGCCTCGCCACTCAGGCGGCTCGTCTCCGACCTTGTGATAACTCAACATGGCTAAACACAATATTGAGTATAGCAACCCGAGCCACATGATGGGTGTTTTTGACGGGTCTTGCCAGTGGTTGCGGAGTTGCTGCAAAAACGTAGGGCCGTGAATTATGCTGACAGCATTGTCCATGGAATTAAAGTAGCGACTGCACAATGCCAGAACACTCGATTTGTGCGGCAGCTCAGCCCGGAGTTCTACCTCGGAGGCAGGCGATGCGCCTAAAAGCAGTGTTGGGCCTTCTCGGGCGGTAGCGGGTTTTGATGATCTGACTTTTTCGTAGCTTGTTTCCAGCTCCTTTTTGTGGTTTGTAAAATAATTTTTGACCTCTGCAATGTCCGCGAGAATCAAATGCCAGTGCTCCTGGCCAATATACATCGACTTTCCTCTGTCAGCGTCAACCTTGAGAACACCAATAGACTTGGCAAGGTGATCATCCACGTCGCTGTCGTCATCGACCATGGCAGCTTCCTCCTCACGGGCTACCCGAGCTGAGGAGCCACTGTCAGTGACTGAATGTGAGGTAGATACGCTGGTGCGCGGGGCGTTCGTGTCGACGTTTGCGCCATTATGCATTAAAGACAGTACAAGGCCCTCAAGCCTATCTATCCTATTTTGCATGTCGTCAGGGCTAGAGTCACCCTGGTTTTGACTCTTCTTGCGGGAGGCAGGGGCTGCGTAGGAGCAGGATGTGGTGTCCATGCCCTCCCGCTTGGTGCAATTGCTGCAAGGGTGGTTTCGGTCGCATTTCCTGGGAATTAAATGTTAGAAGAAACGGCATCATTGATTTGTGTTTAGGTCGGTCGTCTTACAGCCTGTGAAGGATTGTCAGCGCGAGCACCATCAGTTGGATGTCGAAAGGTATTTCTGCTTACTTTCTTGTCCTGCAGGGATAACAGCTCAGCGGTACGCGGTTTCTCTTGCGGACAATACGAAACTGGTCTTCCGGGGATCCTTTGCCCGTGGAGGAGTTTGTAGAGGGCGGTGTTGGAGTCATTGTGATCGAATATGTGAAGCGTGGAGAGGAGGTCCAGGAACGATGGTGGTTCGGAGATAAGACCTTGGAGGTCCAGATGGAGAGTTATGCTGCCAGTTCGAAAGGGATCGTACTCAACAAGCGGcacagccaagttcaacGGGCAGCGGAAAGCTTTCGTCGATTGCTGGTAAACTAGTAGACCGGCGGAGGAATCAACAGCCGAAAATAGCCACGTCAATGAAGTGCTTCAAGGCGTTCGCCGGACAGAGCGACTTGGAATGATGATGGGTGCGATCGACCGGTATAATGTGCGCTTGTGTCCACTGCAACCCCAGACCGAGCAAATTTGGCAAGTAATTGATATGAAAGAACCAGCGACTTCAGGATCAATAATAGCGATTCTGCGTCAAATTGTTCGCCCGATTGTTTTCGAGGGAACTGGTGCTGAACGGTGATGAGGTCACAAATCGAGGAACCCCACTAGCGGTACTCCCAGACTGTTGACGTCTGGTTCAATTTGCTGGAGCTTCCGAAATGGATATATTTCAATAAAACGGAGAGCCGATGGTTAATTGAATCGATGAATAGCTACaatgtatgtatgtatgtagGTGGAAGAGTGGCggatttgaagaagaaaagccaCGGCCGGATTAGGTCGAGACGATGGAGGGACTGGTGAAGCCCCAAAGGTGAGAGAGCAATCAACCGCACAGCGAACAGCGGTGGATACTGAAGAGCTAAAGATGCCAAAAATTCCGATCTGCTGTCGATGCGCCGCGTGGTGATGTCAGTGCAGTTTACCTCGCAGCGAAGAGGGCAACCTTTGGTAATGGGGTTGGGAAGAGAGGGGGGAAGGGAAAGATCAAAGggaaaggaaagaaaaagaaaaagaagaatgtAGCCGTGAGGGCTTGGATCAGCGACGTCAGCTTTTTTTATTTGGGAAGATGCGCCTCTATTCGCGATAGTCGCACCactcttttgtctcttgagCACTAACTTACAGTCACTCATTGAACCCTGTCCGCGCCAGCTTTGGCAGAGACTGGAGAAGGTGCATGACGGTCCAGCCAAAGAGAGTCGTGGTCTTTGACCAGGGCCAGTGCATGGTTAGCGGTGCAATTCTAACTAGACGATGTGCGCAAACTGCTCACATCAAGCCCGTTGAGAGGCGCAGATTGACACATCGCCTGGGGTCGGATTTGGCGGGCGGGTCGTCCGGGTCCGTAGCGCCTGCTCTGGTCACGTCTGGTCAAGCTCATGCCAATGCTCCTTCCATttgatggtctggtggaacatCGCGGCGCCATTCCCACGGACGAAAATCCGCAAACCCCGAAGCCTTTGAGATTGACGCGAGTCTACATCAGCTGCCGTCTGGTTGTTTCTGtacattcaatgttgagaattCGCCTGTTCCGGTGGCAGACGCCATTgcatcaccaccgccatgCTTGATTCAGAGCCATTCTAGGCATCCTCATTTCAAAAGTGGCATGCTCGACGACCTGTGGAATCTCTCCTCCTGGCTGGCATCCAGTATCACCATGTAAGTGAGAAGCATACCGCTCTTCGTTCCTTCCACCAGAGCACATTCACAAGTATCCATGCACTTTGCTACTCACACCCATTACCCTCTCTCTCAGATTATAACCCACAGAAAAGCCCACAAATCACAAACAAAAATCACCTCCAGACTCTCCATCTGTTACCCAACACATCATGGAATTGCAACTTGGTCGACGCCACCGTCCACAACCCTGCGCTCATCCTGCAGAGTCAAGAGTCTCTCCCCAACTGGACCACCTACCAAAACCACTATACCCAATCGCAGCCAAGACAGGTGCTTACACAAGGCTACGATGGAGTACGTGGACAGCCCGCAGCAACGGCAGATCAGCTCTGTGACTCACAAGTCCAGCACTGAGGTAGGACCAGCAGGGGGTGTTAAATGGCAGCTGTGGGAGGGAAAAGAGGGTCCAATGCCACAGTTATTTGTAAGCCGTAGAATAGCGCCTGGTTCTCTTCGAAGAATGTGGcttttcttcccttttccAGTTTGAATGCTGTGGCATGGTGTCTTGGGTGTCCAAGTTTGCTTTTGGAGGGTGCATGGGGCCGTTGGAGGCgaaacttcaatgttggtttgATGACCCCGCAAGCTCCATGAATGCCCATCTTGATTGATAGTCGGTCAATCACCGTGGTGGTATTGGATTAGCCACTGTTGGTAAGAATTATGTCCTATTGGTCAGATGCTTATTCTACAGTACTCGGTGAGCTGCCCGGTTGGCAGATGACCCTTTAAAACATTTGAAGCATCCCACACGGCAATTTGCAGCAGATGCTTTTGGATGAGTTCTTTTGGACCTCGGAAGTGTCGACCTGTTGATCACCAGGAACAGACCGCACCTGAAATTTGCAAACATGCAATCCCAAAATAAGAACAAtcactttcaatgttgtcaaatTAATCGTGCATAATCATCCATTTGCCGACGTAATGCTACCCTTTTCCTTAATGTCAAACGTAAAAATGCCAAACAGCTCCGTTTCCATTGCACCAAGTCAAATATACTGCACGGTGCTCTTCCATGCTATCCCGATCTACTTGGGTATCTAGCAGGTGGGATGAACTGCCTCTGTTTTGTCTCTATATTAGTTGCTGCCAGTCTTGTGGCAGATTACTCCAGGTATATTGCAGAAACATGCTCTCAAGAACAATTTGTAGTCTCTCAATGATATTCGACCGAAAGCATGTTCCTCGCGCGCATAACATCCCGACTGAGATTCTGCAACGTCCTCCTATGCCTGCCACCGGGTCGTATTAGCCTCCTcaagcggcagcagcatcGGCGGTTCCACCAACCGCGTATGGCTTGAAAAAGTTTTCGTCGTTGCCCATCTCTTCCTTGATCTGAAGTCTCCACGTTAGTGATTTGGCCACATGCAAAAATTATGCATAGCAGGGCTGGCCTGCAACAGTTTCACTTACAAtatccaaaccacca is a window of Pochonia chlamydosporia 170 chromosome 5, whole genome shotgun sequence DNA encoding:
- a CDS encoding C6 transcription factor (similar to Neosartorya fischeri NRRL 181 XP_001262070.1); amino-acid sequence: MTPTPPSTNSSTGKGSPEDQFRIVRKRNRVPLSCYPCRTRKKCDRNHPCSNCTKREGMDTTSCSYAAPASRKKSQNQGDSSPDDMQNRIDRLEGLVLSLMHNGANVDTNAPRTSVSTSHSVTDSGSSARVAREEEAAMVDDDSDVDDHLAKSIGVLKVDADRGKSMYIGQEHWHLILADIAEVKNYFTNHKKELETSYEKVRSSKPATAREGPTLLLGASPASEVELRAELPHKSSVLALCSRYFNSMDNAVSIIHGPTFLQQLRNHWQDPSKTPIMWLGLLYSILCLAMLSYHKVGDEPPEWRGRTLELAAEYRLRTVQCLMKADYTKPVEYTVETMLLYVFGEYSSRWDADLGLWMIVSLIIRIAFRMGYHRDAKWFPSLTPFQAEMRRRTWALVRMADVVFSHQVSLPNMIYDHDCDTQLPNNIYDDEFNPDTKQLPPSRPITEATPVSYMIAKARLCIELGSILQATNRVDKGVPYDEIIRFDAKLRQVMQELPPHLKIGPLAGSRDPVTLIIARFNIDILFQKIMCLLHRKYISRARQNPRYAHSRRSAIEASLQAMEHLQTLHRESQSNGRLRTVSWYVKSIATKEFILPAMLIVLDLHYDNLAEQSGLAEDAEGSFRWSPEQRARMISTLEDAAIIWKSLADGSMEAFKASKTIEIMLQKIQNPSKDLNGPSTTQSDPLSTAAANSGVDPALASLGAGTISPDGLSDFSTGLSPFNNTNSSAFMGMEFSLPAPNLADFAGDGMNFMGAQSPLSMFTNIGGNTGAGPDLTTNFDWGAFENYAQAANWGADQSFQVYGGGDSNDPETNMMNSQ